One segment of Tamlana crocina DNA contains the following:
- a CDS encoding DUF5606 domain-containing protein: protein MSLEKVISISGKPGLYKLITQTRAGFVAESLLDNKRISVSVQNNVSVLSEIAIYTLNEEVPLREVFEKIKEKENGQPTSVKPKDSKDKLEEYFFEVLPEYDEDRVYASDIKKVLQWYNLLHKHDMLNDLSEKETVSESADEEE from the coding sequence ATGAGTTTAGAAAAAGTCATTTCAATTTCAGGAAAACCTGGATTATACAAATTAATAACCCAAACCCGTGCTGGTTTTGTGGCCGAATCTCTATTGGATAATAAACGCATTTCGGTAAGCGTACAAAACAACGTTAGCGTGTTAAGCGAGATAGCCATTTATACTTTAAATGAAGAAGTGCCACTAAGGGAAGTTTTTGAAAAAATAAAAGAAAAGGAAAATGGCCAGCCAACAAGTGTGAAGCCAAAAGACAGTAAAGATAAGTTGGAAGAATACTTTTTTGAAGTGTTGCCAGAATACGACGAAGACCGTGTTTATGCCAGCGATATTAAAAAAGTGCTGCAATGGTACAACTTGTTGCACAAGCACGATATGCTTAACGATTTAAGCGAAAAAGAAACAGTAAGTGAGTCGGCAGACGAAGAAGAATAG
- a CDS encoding beta-carotene hydroxylase, with protein sequence MQVVYWILIFLGTFCFMEFMAWFTHKYIMHGFLWHLHKDHHKKDHDSWFERNDAFFLFYAAVSIVCFYLWGYENVWFCLPIGLGIFAYGATYFLVHDIFIHQRFKLFRNANNWYARGVRRAHKMHHKHLGKKDGECFGMLFVPFKYFKK encoded by the coding sequence ATGCAGGTCGTTTATTGGATATTGATTTTTTTAGGAACCTTTTGTTTTATGGAATTTATGGCGTGGTTTACCCATAAATACATCATGCACGGATTTTTATGGCATCTGCACAAAGACCACCATAAAAAAGACCACGATAGTTGGTTTGAGCGCAACGATGCTTTTTTTCTTTTCTATGCAGCTGTAAGTATTGTTTGCTTCTACCTTTGGGGCTACGAAAACGTTTGGTTTTGTCTGCCCATTGGTTTGGGCATTTTCGCCTATGGAGCCACCTACTTTTTGGTTCATGATATATTTATCCATCAACGCTTTAAATTATTTAGAAACGCCAACAACTGGTACGCCCGTGGTGTTAGGCGCGCGCATAAAATGCACCATAAACATTTAGGAAAAAAAGATGGCGAATGTTTCGGGATGCTTTTCGTGCCTTTTAAATATTTCAAAAAATAA
- a CDS encoding lycopene cyclase family protein — MEQHAHFDYIIIGCGLAGLQLALKMSEDAFFSKKRIALVEPSEKNNNDKTWSFWETEPSNWNNIVSKSWGKASVVTSTENISFSLKPYKYKSVRAIDFYNEAKKQLAKHPHFQFITETVTSVQAITKPTVTTENNTYSANHIFDSRIPESFYKNSKKHISLTQHFKGWVIKTEKDCFDEETFTMMDFRLKDDEQTTFTYVLPFSKNEALIEFTYFTEHLVSEDTYDGFIENYIRNYLKVDHYSITETETGQIPMTTFPFYKFNTNHVTKIGTGGGWVKPSTGYSFKHTEKKVSIIIENLKLNSTPSKGLFKRRFRFYDKVFLKVLKDDNHRGEWLFGQFYKKNHPKIIFKFLDEESNFWEELKIMQSLFSWRFIKAFLKTL, encoded by the coding sequence ATGGAGCAGCACGCCCATTTCGATTATATTATTATTGGCTGCGGATTGGCCGGACTCCAACTGGCATTAAAAATGAGCGAAGATGCTTTTTTTTCTAAAAAACGGATCGCACTGGTTGAACCTTCTGAAAAAAACAACAACGACAAAACTTGGAGTTTCTGGGAAACTGAACCCTCAAATTGGAATAATATCGTTTCTAAATCTTGGGGAAAAGCTTCGGTAGTCACTTCAACAGAAAACATTTCTTTTTCGTTAAAACCCTATAAATACAAATCTGTTCGAGCTATTGATTTTTACAATGAAGCTAAAAAGCAACTCGCCAAGCATCCCCATTTTCAATTTATAACTGAAACCGTAACATCAGTCCAAGCCATAACAAAACCAACCGTTACAACAGAAAACAACACCTATTCGGCTAATCATATTTTCGATAGCCGAATTCCTGAATCGTTTTATAAAAATTCAAAAAAACACATTTCGTTAACCCAGCATTTTAAAGGGTGGGTAATCAAAACTGAAAAAGATTGTTTTGATGAAGAAACATTTACCATGATGGATTTTAGGCTGAAAGACGACGAGCAAACTACCTTCACTTACGTTTTGCCATTTTCTAAAAATGAAGCCTTAATAGAGTTCACTTATTTTACCGAGCACCTAGTTTCTGAAGACACTTACGATGGTTTTATTGAAAATTATATACGCAACTATTTGAAAGTTGACCACTACTCCATTACCGAAACCGAAACAGGGCAAATCCCCATGACCACTTTTCCGTTTTACAAATTCAACACCAACCATGTTACAAAAATTGGCACTGGTGGTGGTTGGGTAAAACCCTCAACCGGTTATTCTTTTAAACATACCGAAAAGAAAGTTTCCATCATTATTGAAAATTTAAAGTTGAACAGCACGCCCTCAAAAGGGCTTTTTAAAAGGCGTTTTCGGTTTTACGATAAAGTATTTTTAAAAGTACTGAAAGACGATAACCACAGAGGCGAATGGCTGTTCGGCCAATTTTATAAAAAAAATCATCCAAAAATCATTTTTAAATTTTTGGATGAAGAATCTAACTTTTGGGAAGAACTCAAAATTATGCAATCGCTTTTTTCGTGGCGATTCATAAAAGCTTTTTTAAAAACGCTTTAA
- a CDS encoding phytoene/squalene synthase family protein, with the protein MKALFDTVSYRSSKLVTQTYSTSFSLATKMLYKTIRNDIYNIYGFVRFADEIVDSFHDYPKEMLFNRFSEDLELALDNKISLNPILNAFQHTYHKYNIDKSLVDAFMKSMRQDLHKSTYLSEEEFKAYIYGSADVVGLMCLKVFVKGDQQKYDELKETAMALGSAFQKVNFLRDLKADFEGLDRTYFPNTDLKNLDEASKKEIIDDIESDFRKGLSGIKKLPIEAKFGVFMAYRYYNQLLKKLKRTPALKIKDSRIRVSNPKKIELLMRSYVKYQLNLL; encoded by the coding sequence ATGAAAGCTTTATTCGACACCGTATCGTACCGCTCCAGTAAATTGGTAACGCAAACTTACAGCACCTCGTTTTCGTTGGCCACTAAAATGCTATACAAAACCATTAGAAACGATATTTACAATATTTACGGTTTTGTGAGATTTGCAGATGAAATTGTCGATTCGTTTCACGACTATCCGAAAGAGATGCTTTTCAACAGGTTTTCGGAAGATTTGGAATTGGCGTTAGACAACAAAATCAGTTTAAACCCTATCTTAAACGCCTTTCAGCATACGTACCATAAATACAACATCGACAAAAGTTTAGTGGACGCCTTTATGAAAAGCATGCGCCAAGATTTGCACAAATCCACTTACCTTTCTGAAGAAGAATTCAAAGCTTATATTTATGGATCGGCCGATGTGGTTGGGCTCATGTGCCTAAAAGTATTTGTAAAAGGAGACCAGCAAAAATATGACGAACTTAAAGAAACAGCTATGGCTTTGGGCTCGGCTTTTCAAAAAGTGAATTTTCTACGAGATTTAAAAGCCGATTTTGAGGGGCTGGACCGCACATACTTTCCCAATACCGATTTAAAAAACCTTGACGAAGCTAGTAAAAAAGAAATCATTGATGACATTGAGTCCGATTTCAGGAAAGGCTTGAGTGGCATAAAAAAACTGCCAATTGAAGCTAAGTTTGGGGTATTTATGGCGTATCGCTATTACAACCAATTGCTCAAAAAATTGAAACGTACACCCGCTCTTAAAATCAAAGATTCCCGAATACGCGTTTCAAATCCCAAAAAAATCGAACTGTTAATGCGTAGTTACGTAAAATATCAATTAAATTTATTGTAA
- a CDS encoding MerR family transcriptional regulator encodes MNNIKVNFSIKDLENLSGIKAHTIRIWEKRYQLLSPNRTDTNIRNYNLASLQKLLNISYLNNNGIKISKIAKLDENEIPIKVREIASRSKVEDHAINALKLAMINFDQTLFYNTYNNLLETKSFNDIFYSVFLPLLEEIGLLWQTNTITPAHEHFLSIHIKQKILLNIERLQILEPRPDSKTFVLFLPENEIHDIGLLFINYQLRSKGYHTIFLGESVPMDSLLGVLEFFSIVTFISYFTIYPETQDIQDYLLQFNELLLKQENTDLLILGKKFKETNINSIPEKITIFNSIEDLVKTV; translated from the coding sequence CCATCCGAATTTGGGAAAAACGCTACCAACTTTTAAGTCCAAACCGAACGGACACGAATATTCGAAACTACAATTTGGCCAGCTTGCAAAAGTTGCTCAACATCTCCTATTTAAACAACAACGGGATAAAAATCTCTAAAATTGCAAAACTAGATGAAAACGAAATCCCGATAAAAGTTAGAGAAATTGCTTCGCGCTCCAAAGTTGAAGATCATGCCATCAACGCCCTAAAGCTAGCGATGATCAATTTCGATCAAACTTTATTTTACAACACTTATAACAACCTACTGGAAACTAAAAGTTTTAATGACATTTTTTACAGCGTGTTCCTTCCGCTACTAGAGGAAATTGGTCTTTTATGGCAAACCAATACCATAACACCCGCACACGAACATTTTTTGTCCATACACATAAAACAAAAGATTCTCCTTAATATTGAAAGGCTTCAGATTTTAGAGCCGCGACCAGATTCTAAAACTTTTGTACTGTTCTTGCCCGAAAATGAAATCCATGATATTGGTCTCCTTTTTATAAACTATCAATTGCGCAGTAAAGGTTACCATACCATATTTTTGGGAGAAAGCGTACCTATGGACAGCTTGCTGGGCGTATTGGAATTCTTCAGCATTGTCACTTTTATTTCCTACTTTACCATTTACCCCGAAACCCAAGATATTCAGGACTACCTTCTCCAGTTCAACGAATTATTACTCAAACAAGAAAACACCGATCTTCTTATACTTGGAAAAAAATTCAAAGAAACTAATATAAATAGCATTCCTGAAAAAATTACTATTTTTAATTCCATTGAAGATTTAGTTAAAACAGTTTAA
- a CDS encoding Crp/Fnr family transcriptional regulator codes for MKSLWFFDDVNLFKILCPHKFKTYKSVHTLDSYKKKDYIYFQEDSANKVYLIEKGKVKLGYYSEDGNEVIKAILTRGELFGETAILGESKREEFAQSIDNNTSICPVGVDTMYNLMRENQTFSFKIYKFIGVKLKRLERRLQILLFKDAKTRLLEFLEELCLDYGYDCEKTGDKVIQHPYTQKDIASLIGTSRPTLNILLKELQEENKLEFSRKQIKIYKK; via the coding sequence ATGAAATCGTTGTGGTTTTTTGATGATGTAAATCTTTTTAAAATACTGTGCCCCCATAAATTCAAAACCTACAAATCCGTTCATACTTTAGATTCCTACAAAAAGAAGGACTACATTTATTTTCAGGAAGACTCGGCTAACAAGGTATATCTCATTGAAAAAGGAAAAGTGAAGTTGGGCTACTATAGTGAAGATGGTAATGAAGTGATAAAAGCCATTTTAACCCGTGGAGAGTTGTTTGGCGAAACGGCCATTTTGGGCGAATCCAAACGCGAGGAGTTTGCACAATCCATAGATAACAACACAAGCATTTGTCCGGTAGGCGTCGATACCATGTACAATTTAATGCGAGAAAACCAAACCTTTAGTTTTAAGATTTACAAGTTTATCGGGGTCAAGCTAAAAAGGCTCGAAAGACGATTGCAGATTTTACTTTTTAAAGATGCCAAAACAAGACTTTTAGAATTCCTTGAAGAACTTTGTCTGGATTATGGCTATGATTGCGAAAAAACAGGAGATAAAGTTATTCAACACCCCTATACCCAAAAAGATATCGCTTCGCTAATAGGTACCTCAAGGCCAACACTTAATATTTTACTTAAAGAACTTCAAGAAGAAAACAAGTTGGAATTTTCAAGAAAACAGATAAAGATTTATAAAAAATAA
- a CDS encoding anti-sigma factor encodes MIKKMIFAFTALLVFVTSCSKSDDGQTTARLTLNLNGLEELGDDFVYEGWIIVDGSPVSTGTFSSAVFPQSFNVDADQLEKATTFVLSIEPAIDPDPAPADTKILAGDFSGNQANVSSAGIVADFGDASGKYILATPTDGEDNNEFSGVWFLDLTSGSPAVGLDLPTLSDGWKYEGWAVIDGVPVSSGTFTDVADFDDNAMTTPFKGDLNDGPPYPGEDYLQNAPSGLTFPTDLRGATVVISVEPYPDNSPAPFTLKPLAHMVPASADHHFTIDMGAGPVMYLEGMVSR; translated from the coding sequence ATGATTAAAAAAATGATTTTTGCCTTTACGGCATTGTTGGTGTTTGTAACGTCCTGTAGTAAAAGTGACGATGGGCAAACTACTGCACGTTTAACTTTGAATTTGAACGGACTTGAAGAATTAGGTGATGATTTTGTTTACGAAGGATGGATAATTGTTGACGGTAGCCCCGTTTCAACGGGAACATTTTCTTCGGCAGTGTTTCCGCAATCTTTTAATGTTGATGCAGATCAACTGGAAAAAGCCACAACCTTTGTATTGTCTATTGAGCCAGCCATTGACCCAGATCCAGCTCCAGCAGATACTAAAATATTGGCTGGAGATTTTTCAGGAAATCAAGCTAATGTGAGTTCAGCTGGAATAGTCGCTGATTTTGGAGACGCTTCCGGAAAATATATTTTGGCCACGCCAACCGATGGAGAAGATAACAATGAATTTAGTGGTGTTTGGTTTTTGGATTTAACCAGCGGTTCTCCAGCAGTTGGATTGGATTTACCTACATTGTCTGATGGTTGGAAGTACGAAGGCTGGGCGGTAATCGATGGTGTGCCCGTAAGTTCTGGAACTTTTACTGATGTTGCTGATTTTGATGATAATGCGATGACTACACCGTTTAAGGGTGATTTAAATGATGGACCGCCATATCCGGGAGAAGATTATTTGCAAAATGCACCGTCGGGGCTGACTTTTCCAACCGATTTGCGTGGAGCTACAGTAGTGATTTCGGTTGAGCCTTACCCAGATAATAGCCCTGCCCCATTTACTCTCAAACCTTTGGCGCATATGGTACCTGCCAGTGCAGACCACCATTTTACCATTGATATGGGAGCTGGGCCTGTGATGTATCTTGAAGGAATGGTTAGCCGGTAA
- the crtI gene encoding phytoene desaturase family protein produces MKLKANIIGSGFSALAASCYLAQSGYDVTIFEKNPTIGGRARQLKKDGFTFDIGPTWYWMPDVFERFFADFDKKPSDFYTLEKLNPAYSVYFGKNDYVTIEDTLDKIAIAFEKEEPGSSKQLYKFISEAKSNYKIAIKDLVYNPGVSPLELITPATIKKLNQFFSTIKKDVRKEFKNERLVKILEFPVLFLGAKPSDTPSFYNFMNYADFGLGTFHPKKGMYQVILALEKLALKLGVKIKTQNPIDKIIVDNGKAIGVMSNGKTYLSDIVVSGADYHHSETLLDKAYRQYSESYWKKKTFAPSSLLFYVGFDKKLKNVNHHTLFFDVDFDTHAEAIYDHPKWPENPLFYASFPSITDQNAAPDGKEAGIFLIPLAPGLKDTPELREEYFNKIITRFENLTSQTVENDIIFKESFCVNDFIKDYNSYKGNAYGMANTLLQTAFLRPKLKSKKVKNLFFTGQLTVPGPGVPPSLISGKLVADLITKHHPVLL; encoded by the coding sequence ATGAAATTAAAAGCAAACATTATCGGGTCTGGATTTTCGGCATTGGCAGCCTCCTGCTATTTGGCGCAATCGGGGTACGACGTTACCATTTTTGAAAAGAACCCCACTATTGGCGGACGAGCAAGACAATTAAAAAAAGATGGATTTACATTTGATATTGGCCCCACTTGGTATTGGATGCCTGATGTGTTTGAGCGCTTTTTTGCAGATTTCGACAAAAAACCTTCTGATTTTTATACTTTAGAAAAACTCAATCCGGCCTATAGTGTTTACTTCGGAAAGAACGATTATGTTACTATCGAGGACACCCTCGACAAAATAGCTATTGCGTTTGAAAAAGAAGAACCCGGAAGCTCAAAACAACTTTACAAATTCATTAGCGAAGCTAAAAGCAATTATAAGATAGCGATAAAAGACTTGGTTTACAATCCTGGCGTTTCACCTTTAGAATTAATAACACCAGCAACCATTAAAAAGCTGAACCAATTTTTCAGCACCATCAAAAAAGACGTTCGAAAAGAATTTAAAAACGAACGTTTGGTTAAAATATTGGAATTCCCTGTTTTATTCTTGGGCGCTAAACCCAGCGACACCCCTTCCTTTTACAATTTTATGAATTATGCCGATTTTGGACTCGGCACCTTTCACCCTAAAAAGGGGATGTACCAAGTTATTTTGGCACTTGAAAAGCTAGCATTGAAACTCGGTGTAAAAATTAAAACCCAAAACCCCATCGATAAAATTATCGTAGATAATGGCAAAGCTATTGGAGTGATGTCTAACGGAAAAACATATCTTTCGGATATTGTGGTGAGCGGTGCCGATTACCACCACAGCGAAACCCTTTTAGATAAAGCCTACAGACAGTATTCTGAATCCTATTGGAAAAAGAAAACCTTCGCCCCATCATCGTTGTTATTTTATGTTGGTTTCGATAAAAAACTCAAAAACGTAAACCACCACACTTTATTTTTTGATGTGGATTTCGACACGCACGCCGAAGCTATTTACGACCATCCAAAATGGCCTGAAAACCCATTGTTCTATGCCAGTTTCCCGAGTATTACCGACCAAAATGCTGCACCTGATGGCAAGGAAGCAGGAATTTTTTTAATTCCGCTCGCCCCAGGCTTAAAAGACACGCCGGAATTACGCGAAGAATATTTCAATAAAATCATTACACGATTTGAAAACCTCACTTCTCAAACCGTAGAAAACGATATTATTTTCAAGGAAAGCTTTTGCGTTAATGATTTTATAAAAGATTACAACTCATACAAAGGCAATGCCTATGGTATGGCCAACACCCTATTGCAAACCGCATTTTTAAGACCAAAACTGAAAAGCAAAAAAGTAAAGAACTTATTTTTTACCGGACAATTAACGGTTCCCGGCCCAGGAGTTCCGCCTTCTTTGATTTCAGGCAAATTAGTAGCCGATTTAATAACCAAACACCATCCCGTTTTATTATGA